One part of the Bacteroidota bacterium genome encodes these proteins:
- a CDS encoding glycogen/starch synthase: protein MKKKARVLFVSQEITPYLDSTPMGTISRYLPQGIQEKGREIRAFMPRYGLVNERRNQLHEVIRLSGMNLVINDMDHPLIIKVASIQAARMQVYFIDNDDYFGRKATLTDKKGAAFPDNDERSIFFCRGVIETVKKLGWSPDIIHCHGWFTGLVPLYIKKSFRDNPLFADTKIIYSVYDDDFTTSLHKDHAKKVLFDGVDKKDVKTLEAPSFLNVTKHAIEWADGVVRGSQKINPEVEKYLKKCGKPVLDFHDTDTYVDAYNDFYSEILEAEPVLA from the coding sequence ATGAAAAAAAAGGCTAGAGTTTTATTTGTATCGCAAGAAATTACCCCGTATTTGGATTCAACCCCGATGGGAACAATTTCTCGTTATTTGCCTCAAGGTATTCAGGAAAAAGGGCGAGAGATTCGTGCATTTATGCCTAGATATGGTTTGGTAAATGAGCGAAGAAATCAATTACACGAAGTAATTCGCTTATCCGGGATGAATTTAGTAATAAACGACATGGATCATCCGTTAATTATTAAAGTAGCCTCTATACAAGCCGCCCGAATGCAAGTTTATTTCATAGATAATGATGATTATTTTGGGCGTAAAGCTACGCTAACCGACAAGAAAGGCGCTGCTTTTCCGGATAATGATGAACGTTCTATCTTTTTTTGCAGAGGGGTGATTGAAACCGTTAAAAAGCTTGGATGGTCTCCAGACATTATCCATTGCCACGGTTGGTTTACTGGATTGGTGCCGTTGTATATTAAAAAATCGTTCCGTGATAATCCGTTGTTTGCCGATACAAAAATTATCTATTCGGTATATGACGATGATTTCACAACATCTCTACATAAGGACCATGCTAAAAAAGTATTGTTTGATGGTGTAGATAAGAAAGATGTTAAAACATTGGAAGCCCCATCATTCTTGAATGTTACCAAACATGCTATTGAGTGGGCTGATGGAGTAGTAAGAGGTAGTCAAAAAATAAATCCGGAAGTAGAAAAGTATTTGAAAAAATGCGGAAAGCCGGTGTTGGATTTTCATGATACCGATACTTATGTAGATGCATACAATGATTTTTATTCTGAAATATTAGAAGCAGAGCCTGTTTTGGCGTAG
- a CDS encoding pantoate--beta-alanine ligase yields MQVFDKKIAIQAYIEQLKKSGNTVGFVPTMGALHKGHISLIEAAKKECDIVVSSIFVNPTQFNDKNDYTRYPRTVDNDLRMLELAGCSIVFTPTEQEMYPEKDIRFFDLAGLDTRMEGAHRPGHFNGVAQIVTKLFETVLPDKAFFGEKDFQQLAIIKHITKQANLPIQIIGCPTLRETDGLAMSSRNTLLTQQERALAPKIYQVLTQLKKDINTFTLQELCARALQELSAEPLFSPEYLEVVDSETLLPVFSKEKNKRVVVCTAVKLGNVRLIDNIIL; encoded by the coding sequence ATGCAGGTTTTTGATAAAAAAATAGCCATTCAGGCCTATATTGAACAGCTTAAAAAAAGCGGCAACACGGTTGGCTTTGTCCCAACCATGGGTGCATTGCACAAGGGACACATATCTTTAATTGAAGCTGCTAAAAAAGAATGCGACATTGTAGTAAGCAGTATATTTGTAAACCCTACCCAATTTAACGACAAGAACGATTATACACGGTATCCAAGAACTGTTGATAATGATTTACGCATGTTGGAATTGGCCGGATGCTCTATCGTATTTACACCTACTGAACAAGAAATGTATCCGGAAAAAGATATTCGTTTTTTTGATTTAGCAGGACTAGACACCCGAATGGAAGGCGCTCACAGACCTGGACATTTTAACGGTGTAGCACAAATTGTAACAAAGCTTTTTGAAACTGTATTGCCCGACAAAGCTTTTTTTGGGGAAAAAGATTTTCAACAATTGGCGATTATCAAACATATTACAAAGCAAGCCAACTTACCAATTCAAATTATAGGCTGCCCAACACTGCGTGAAACGGACGGCTTGGCCATGAGCTCTCGAAACACATTGCTTACACAACAAGAGAGAGCACTTGCTCCAAAAATTTACCAAGTGCTTACTCAACTAAAAAAAGACATCAATACATTTACACTACAAGAATTATGCGCGAGAGCCTTGCAAGAATTAAGTGCAGAGCCTCTTTTTAGTCCGGAATATTTAGAGGTTGTTGATAGCGAAACACTACTACCTGTTTTTTCGAAAGAAAAAAACAAACGTGTGGTGGTTTGTACTGCAGTAAAACTAGGCAATGTACGCCTTATAGATAATATTATTTTATAA
- a CDS encoding alkaline phosphatase family protein, whose amino-acid sequence MKKSGLLFSVLCTLTIFAQQKQPVQPTKNTAPKLVVGIVVDQMRYDYIYRFWDKYQQGGFRRLVNEGFFCKNTNYNYVPTYTGPGHASIFTGTTPLIHGIIANDWYNRKTGTTIYCAEDKSQSTVGSTTKAGQMSPRNMLSTSVCDQLKLHTNKKSKVIGIALKDRGAIMPAGHMADAAYWFDLDAGNWITSSYYRSELPKWTQTFNENKVYEKYLNKPWTTLLPIEQYTESAADDNLYEGSLKSGVKPVFPYDLPALYKDKGVKIIRTTPFGNSLTKDFAIEAIKAEQLGKSTNTDFLTLSFSSTDYIGHTFGPQSIELEDCYLRLDRDIAEFLKFIDMWVGKQNALIFLTADHGAVDVPAYLIDNKIPAGYFDDKAFAKQVTSALLQKFGDTLLLEYINQQVYLDNAKIKAKNIDIEKVYETIASIAYSMDGVASVITAKTILTTSFTDGITKKIQNGFNAQRSGDMIITFNPGWTEYQHTGTTHGSAYNYDTHVPLIWYGGAIKSGSTNEAVNITDIAPTLSNILNIPYPNGCTGKVITGVIK is encoded by the coding sequence ATGAAAAAATCAGGTTTACTCTTTAGTGTATTATGTACACTAACCATTTTCGCTCAGCAAAAACAACCCGTTCAACCTACAAAGAATACTGCACCGAAATTGGTTGTTGGCATTGTAGTAGATCAAATGCGTTACGATTACATCTATCGCTTTTGGGATAAATACCAGCAAGGCGGATTTAGGCGTTTGGTAAACGAAGGTTTTTTTTGTAAGAATACCAATTACAATTATGTTCCAACTTACACAGGTCCTGGGCATGCATCAATTTTTACCGGTACAACACCTTTAATTCATGGTATTATTGCTAACGATTGGTATAACCGCAAAACAGGAACAACTATTTATTGCGCAGAAGATAAATCTCAATCAACGGTTGGCAGCACTACCAAAGCAGGACAGATGTCGCCACGAAACATGCTCTCTACAAGCGTTTGCGACCAACTTAAATTACATACCAACAAGAAATCGAAGGTAATTGGTATTGCACTTAAAGATAGAGGTGCAATAATGCCAGCGGGGCACATGGCAGATGCCGCCTACTGGTTTGATTTGGATGCAGGCAATTGGATTACCAGCTCTTACTACCGAAGCGAGTTGCCAAAATGGACACAAACCTTTAATGAGAATAAAGTATATGAAAAGTATCTAAACAAGCCGTGGACAACGTTATTGCCAATTGAGCAATACACGGAGAGCGCAGCCGATGATAATTTGTACGAAGGTTCTTTAAAGTCGGGCGTGAAACCGGTGTTCCCATATGATTTACCAGCGCTTTATAAAGACAAGGGGGTTAAAATTATTCGCACTACACCATTTGGAAATTCACTCACAAAGGATTTTGCGATAGAAGCTATTAAAGCAGAACAGCTTGGTAAATCGACCAATACAGATTTTTTAACACTTAGTTTCTCTTCTACCGATTATATTGGCCATACTTTTGGTCCACAATCTATTGAGTTGGAAGACTGTTATTTACGCTTAGATAGAGACATTGCAGAGTTTTTGAAATTTATTGATATGTGGGTAGGTAAACAAAACGCACTTATTTTTTTAACAGCCGATCACGGTGCTGTTGATGTTCCTGCTTATCTAATCGACAACAAGATACCTGCAGGATACTTCGATGACAAGGCTTTTGCGAAACAAGTTACATCTGCACTGCTACAAAAGTTTGGCGATACATTATTACTCGAATACATAAATCAACAAGTGTATTTAGATAATGCAAAAATAAAAGCCAAGAATATTGATATTGAAAAAGTGTACGAAACTATTGCATCTATTGCCTATTCAATGGATGGTGTAGCATCGGTAATTACTGCAAAAACGATACTTACAACCAGTTTTACGGATGGCATCACAAAAAAAATTCAAAATGGATTTAATGCACAACGATCCGGTGATATGATTATCACGTTTAATCCCGGATGGACGGAATACCAACATACCGGTACTACACATGGTTCTGCTTATAATTACGATACACACGTTCCTTTAATTTGGTACGGAGGAGCAATAAAATCAGGCAGTACAAATGAAGCTGTAAATATTACGGATATAGCACCAACACTTTCCAATATTTTGAACATCCCTTATCCAAATGGATGTACAGGAAAAGTGATAACCGGAGTTATAAAATAA
- a CDS encoding endonuclease, translating into MIKKIKSILLFGCSAMAVIAQTTLPTSWNFTNFTLPTGWSEQGVVANNPYTQSVPSAPFAAKFDNTGEYLQVYFSDAPGALTYQLKGNNTSGAFQGTFNVEESVNGTSWTVLRSHTAPSTSAYTLYTDNPNSASRYIRFIFVNKVSGHNIGIDDINLAIAPATPAQEINVKYNNLKVANGSTIYLPGMVGMTMPHALLVENLGTATTLSISSTAISGTNQSDFTITSAPSAVTALSTGTINIDFTPPVSGTRLATLTISNNDADESSYVVYLYGIGGNFASQPTSPAAFTVVDNKSYRIKAKFNHSNPKPDAGYIVLVKKGSAVTDVPTDGANYGVGDNVGVSKVCYVGLDSAFYLKNTLANTNYHFAVYAFNGGSSYTKYSASPLQNATTSVAKTMVNANYYNGVSVSNANFLTTLSSVINPHTSYFYGNYAPTILNNFEAQDTANGQKYVTCVYSGDVYVYTPPFSWTTSDYSREHTYCHNWMPTNPADQPVELPEYNDQHHLFPTEFTNANQIRLNYPLGEVVGTPLSTFKGCKLGFDVYGKKVFEPKDSHKGDAARALMYMAVCYNGVSGNNWKFPNPISGTIPYGQNQDVLKKWHYQDLPDSWEISRNDYLDSLQGNRNPFIDSVHFACYIDFYTMTKISSPSLPCNTWNSIVEQENAVDFMLYPNPSQDGKFTFVALGIKENMQISVSDISGRIIWSTQIDKSTNMTQAIDLSNASKGVYVVKVDNGNIQATQKLIIE; encoded by the coding sequence ATGATAAAAAAGATAAAAAGTATTTTATTGTTCGGTTGCTCAGCAATGGCAGTAATAGCACAAACCACCTTGCCAACTTCGTGGAATTTTACAAACTTCACATTACCTACAGGTTGGTCTGAGCAAGGTGTTGTTGCTAACAATCCTTATACACAAAGTGTTCCGTCAGCGCCATTTGCGGCTAAGTTCGATAATACAGGGGAGTATTTACAGGTTTATTTTTCAGATGCTCCCGGTGCACTTACCTACCAATTAAAAGGAAACAATACGAGTGGTGCTTTTCAAGGAACTTTTAATGTAGAGGAATCCGTAAATGGTACAAGTTGGACAGTGCTTCGTTCGCATACTGCCCCATCAACAAGTGCATATACGCTTTATACAGACAATCCTAATAGCGCAAGTAGATATATCCGTTTTATTTTTGTTAATAAAGTTTCTGGACATAATATAGGAATAGATGACATTAATTTAGCAATTGCGCCTGCTACACCAGCGCAAGAAATAAATGTAAAATACAACAACTTAAAAGTAGCCAATGGCTCAACTATTTATTTGCCGGGAATGGTGGGTATGACAATGCCGCATGCATTACTAGTAGAAAATTTGGGAACAGCTACTACTTTGTCTATTTCCTCCACAGCTATTAGCGGAACTAATCAGAGTGATTTTACTATTACAAGCGCACCATCTGCTGTTACAGCATTATCAACAGGAACAATAAATATTGATTTTACTCCTCCTGTTTCCGGTACACGATTGGCAACATTAACTATTTCAAATAACGATGCTGATGAAAGTAGCTATGTTGTTTATTTGTATGGTATTGGTGGTAATTTCGCATCACAACCAACATCTCCTGCAGCTTTTACGGTAGTAGATAATAAGTCATACAGAATAAAAGCAAAGTTTAATCACTCAAATCCAAAGCCTGATGCAGGGTATATAGTTTTAGTGAAAAAAGGTTCTGCTGTTACTGATGTTCCTACAGACGGTGCTAATTATGGAGTAGGGGATAATGTAGGAGTATCTAAAGTGTGTTACGTAGGTTTAGATTCCGCATTTTATTTAAAGAATACACTTGCAAACACAAATTATCACTTTGCAGTTTATGCCTTTAATGGAGGAAGTTCTTATACCAAGTACAGTGCCTCTCCGCTTCAAAATGCTACCACTTCCGTTGCTAAGACAATGGTAAATGCAAATTATTACAATGGGGTATCTGTTTCAAATGCGAATTTCCTTACAACATTAAGTTCTGTGATCAACCCACACACTTCTTATTTTTATGGTAATTATGCACCAACAATATTAAATAATTTTGAAGCGCAGGATACTGCAAATGGTCAAAAATATGTTACTTGTGTGTATAGCGGAGATGTGTATGTTTATACTCCACCGTTTAGTTGGACAACCTCTGATTATAGCCGTGAACATACGTATTGCCACAACTGGATGCCTACTAACCCGGCAGATCAACCGGTAGAGCTTCCTGAATACAACGACCAACATCACTTGTTTCCTACAGAATTTACCAATGCAAATCAAATACGGCTAAACTATCCTTTAGGGGAGGTTGTTGGAACTCCGCTTTCTACCTTTAAAGGCTGTAAGCTTGGGTTTGATGTTTATGGAAAAAAAGTTTTTGAACCAAAAGACTCCCACAAAGGTGATGCTGCAAGAGCGTTGATGTATATGGCTGTTTGCTACAACGGTGTAAGTGGCAATAACTGGAAGTTCCCAAATCCAATAAGCGGTACAATTCCTTATGGTCAAAATCAAGATGTGTTGAAAAAGTGGCACTACCAAGATTTACCAGATTCTTGGGAAATTTCAAGAAATGATTATTTAGATTCATTGCAAGGAAATAGAAATCCATTTATTGATAGTGTTCATTTTGCTTGTTATATTGATTTTTATACGATGACAAAAATTTCTTCTCCCTCTTTACCATGTAATACATGGAACAGCATAGTAGAGCAAGAAAATGCAGTTGATTTTATGTTGTATCCAAATCCATCTCAAGATGGTAAGTTTACATTTGTTGCATTGGGTATAAAGGAGAATATGCAGATAAGCGTTTCTGATATTTCCGGTAGAATTATTTGGAGTACTCAGATTGACAAATCGACTAATATGACTCAAGCAATTGATTTGTCTAATGCATCCAAAGGGGTATATGTTGTTAAAGTAGATAATGGAAACATACAGGCAACTCAAAAACTAATTATTGAATAA
- a CDS encoding TonB-dependent receptor, with product MNKAAIQVRFLFLTIFTILCFITLPAQEGNEGKGEVKGTIKDPETGETIIGANVTVADGKGTITDINGNYSLKLDKGEYTLTITSIGYNPIKQKIKISDKPLTFNFSLQPQVYTTKELEVVADVAKMRETPVAFSNVSAQKIQEELGNRDLPMVLNSTPGAYATEQGGGAGDARITIRGFDQRNVAVMIDGVPVNDMENGWVYWSNWAGLSDVTQNMQVQRGLGASKLAVASVGGTINVMTRGIDQKRAIILKQEVGNNKMLKTSLSFNSGLLKGGWGITAAGARTTGDGWADQTWNDQWSYFIKIQKRLGNHLLSASAIGAPQSHGQRSFKMPIPILSKEYAKKAGMTDAQIDSVYRFDSNKYTTPTQGNRGATFNPNWGIVNGEYVSERMNYFHKPQFNLSHSWNVTPKLYLSNIAYLSVGKGGGTGYNTTSGAPRDSNTGAWDMQKVYDQNSTAIDALYSTTENKSSRIIRSSINNHYWIGLLSTAIWTIDTAFTFTGGLDARYYRGMHYQEVYDLLGGDYYRDNSNKNQKPTDLEAAMKRKGDKITYHNDGIVIWGGTFVQLEYTKNKWSAFLTLTGSQTGYQRIDYFKKKDLVLSDTTFKEVLGANDSIVYKDKVYYNHSAEARAATTDRVWYLGYTIKGGSNYNINDHHNVFANIGYLEMAPRFNNVFDNNNKLFLDVENQKVKALEFGYGYRHQKVSINFNAYMTHWENKPQQNTPTVSTPDGTFSYNINGLTAIHKGLELDGIYKITSKIDVEGAISIGDWITDTEKKVFVSDDNNIIVDSVEFKAKGVHVGDAAQIQYAGSVRYEPIKALYIKAKYTYFDKNFSNFDPTTLTVQSGNANRESWQMPAYGLVDVNFGYGFKYWKLKFDLNGGVFNVLNTEFISDAQNGLGFNAYTAQVFMGQGRRFNIGLKITY from the coding sequence ATGAATAAAGCAGCTATTCAAGTACGATTTTTATTCCTTACAATTTTTACAATTCTTTGCTTCATTACCCTTCCTGCACAGGAGGGTAATGAAGGTAAAGGAGAAGTTAAAGGAACTATCAAAGATCCTGAAACCGGTGAAACCATCATCGGAGCCAATGTTACCGTTGCCGATGGAAAGGGCACCATTACCGATATCAACGGAAATTATTCTCTAAAATTAGACAAAGGCGAATACACACTTACTATCACTTCTATTGGATATAATCCAATAAAGCAAAAAATTAAAATCTCAGATAAGCCCTTAACGTTTAACTTTTCACTTCAACCACAAGTATATACTACCAAAGAGTTAGAGGTTGTAGCCGATGTGGCAAAAATGCGCGAAACTCCCGTTGCGTTTTCTAACGTATCTGCACAAAAAATTCAAGAGGAACTTGGTAATAGAGATTTACCTATGGTGCTAAATTCAACCCCCGGAGCTTATGCTACAGAGCAGGGTGGAGGTGCAGGCGATGCGCGTATTACTATTCGAGGGTTTGACCAACGAAACGTAGCTGTTATGATTGATGGTGTTCCGGTTAATGATATGGAAAACGGTTGGGTGTATTGGTCCAATTGGGCAGGACTTTCCGATGTAACGCAAAACATGCAAGTACAAAGAGGTTTAGGAGCATCTAAATTAGCAGTAGCTTCTGTTGGTGGTACCATCAATGTAATGACTAGGGGTATTGACCAAAAAAGAGCAATTATTTTAAAACAAGAAGTTGGGAATAATAAGATGCTGAAAACATCCCTTTCTTTTAATTCAGGCTTACTTAAAGGTGGTTGGGGAATTACTGCAGCAGGAGCAAGAACTACAGGTGATGGATGGGCAGATCAAACATGGAATGATCAATGGTCTTATTTCATAAAAATTCAAAAAAGATTAGGGAATCATTTGTTAAGTGCTAGTGCCATAGGTGCTCCGCAGAGCCACGGACAGCGTTCTTTTAAAATGCCAATTCCGATACTAAGTAAAGAATATGCTAAGAAAGCCGGCATGACCGATGCTCAAATAGATTCTGTTTACAGATTCGATTCAAATAAATATACAACTCCTACACAAGGCAATAGAGGTGCTACATTTAACCCTAATTGGGGAATTGTAAATGGAGAATATGTAAGCGAACGAATGAATTATTTCCATAAACCCCAATTCAATCTTTCGCATTCTTGGAATGTAACTCCTAAGTTGTATTTATCAAATATTGCTTATTTGTCAGTTGGTAAAGGTGGTGGAACAGGCTATAATACAACATCTGGAGCACCACGTGATAGTAATACCGGTGCTTGGGATATGCAAAAAGTATATGACCAAAATTCTACTGCGATTGATGCATTGTATAGTACCACAGAAAATAAATCATCGCGCATAATTAGAAGCTCTATAAACAACCATTACTGGATAGGTTTACTTTCTACTGCAATATGGACCATTGATACGGCTTTTACTTTTACCGGAGGGCTTGATGCTCGTTATTACCGAGGCATGCACTACCAAGAAGTTTATGATTTATTAGGTGGCGATTATTACAGAGACAATAGCAATAAAAATCAAAAACCAACCGATTTAGAAGCTGCAATGAAAAGAAAGGGAGATAAAATTACTTATCATAACGATGGTATAGTTATTTGGGGTGGTACATTTGTTCAGCTAGAATATACAAAAAACAAATGGAGTGCTTTTTTAACACTTACTGGCTCACAAACAGGATACCAACGTATAGATTATTTTAAGAAAAAAGATTTGGTATTATCAGATACCACCTTTAAGGAAGTGTTAGGTGCTAATGATAGTATTGTTTATAAAGACAAGGTTTATTATAATCATTCTGCAGAAGCTCGAGCTGCAACTACAGACAGGGTTTGGTATTTAGGTTATACGATAAAAGGAGGAAGCAATTACAACATAAACGATCATCACAACGTATTTGCTAATATTGGGTACTTAGAAATGGCTCCACGTTTTAACAATGTGTTTGACAATAACAATAAATTATTCTTGGATGTTGAAAACCAAAAAGTAAAAGCGTTAGAATTTGGTTATGGTTATAGACACCAAAAAGTTTCAATTAACTTTAATGCATACATGACTCATTGGGAAAATAAGCCCCAACAAAACACTCCTACTGTATCTACTCCTGATGGTACTTTTTCTTATAATATAAATGGCTTAACTGCTATACATAAGGGATTGGAGTTGGATGGAATTTATAAAATAACAAGTAAAATTGATGTTGAAGGAGCCATATCTATAGGCGATTGGATTACAGACACCGAGAAAAAAGTTTTCGTGTCAGACGATAATAATATAATTGTTGATTCTGTTGAGTTTAAAGCAAAGGGAGTACATGTAGGTGATGCAGCTCAAATTCAGTATGCAGGTAGCGTACGTTACGAGCCTATTAAAGCTCTATACATTAAAGCTAAATACACCTACTTCGATAAAAATTTTTCTAATTTCGACCCAACAACACTTACCGTTCAAAGTGGTAATGCAAATCGTGAGTCATGGCAAATGCCTGCGTATGGCTTGGTAGATGTTAACTTTGGATACGGGTTTAAATATTGGAAATTAAAGTTTGATTTAAATGGAGGAGTATTTAATGTGTTGAATACAGAATTTATATCCGATGCGCAAAATGGTTTAGGGTTTAATGCTTACACAGCCCAAGTGTTTATGGGACAAGGCAGAAGATTTAACATTGGATTGAAAATTACCTACTAA
- a CDS encoding lamin tail domain-containing protein, giving the protein MKRKLLSLVVLAGLSTAAFAQCDELFFSEYVEGSGNSKAMEIYNPTSGSVNMANYRIVRYSNGQSVGADSLDLSGTLGAHSVYVAANGQTTSQTSSPACSPILQALADKLGNAYPDPLYFNGDDAMLLVKISPYKIIDIVGKIGEQPTGGGWDDVFPYNTGTGAYLTKDQTMIRKSSVTTGVTTNPTAFNAFAQWDTLPRDTWSQLKGHVCSCGNTGLSEITSTAKVSVYPNPTASKVNIVASSDIKSIEVYDALGSLVNVVSVADNSSKVQVELNSNLPKGLYFVNVKFADSSVNNKLVKVAKQ; this is encoded by the coding sequence ATGAAGCGTAAATTACTTTCTTTAGTAGTATTAGCAGGATTGAGCACTGCAGCTTTTGCTCAATGTGATGAATTATTTTTTTCGGAATATGTAGAAGGTTCTGGGAATAGCAAGGCAATGGAAATATATAATCCGACTTCAGGTTCGGTAAATATGGCCAATTATAGAATTGTAAGATATTCAAATGGACAATCTGTTGGTGCTGATAGTTTAGATTTATCTGGAACTCTTGGTGCTCATAGTGTTTATGTAGCAGCCAATGGTCAAACTACTAGCCAAACTAGTTCTCCGGCATGCAGCCCAATTTTGCAAGCATTAGCAGATAAATTAGGAAATGCATACCCAGATCCGTTGTATTTTAATGGCGATGATGCTATGTTGTTGGTGAAAATTTCTCCGTACAAAATTATTGATATTGTTGGTAAAATAGGAGAACAACCTACTGGTGGAGGTTGGGATGATGTTTTTCCTTATAACACAGGAACTGGTGCTTATTTAACTAAAGATCAAACTATGATCAGAAAGTCTTCGGTTACAACAGGTGTAACTACTAATCCTACTGCATTTAATGCATTTGCACAATGGGACACTCTTCCAAGAGATACTTGGTCTCAATTAAAAGGCCACGTTTGTAGCTGTGGTAACACAGGTCTTAGCGAAATTACATCTACTGCAAAAGTATCTGTATATCCTAACCCTACTGCCTCAAAAGTTAATATCGTTGCATCTTCTGACATTAAGTCAATTGAAGTATACGATGCTTTAGGAAGTTTAGTTAATGTTGTTTCTGTTGCAGATAATTCATCTAAAGTTCAAGTAGAATTAAACTCTAATTTACCTAAAGGACTTTATTTTGTAAATGTAAAATTTGCAGATAGTTCAGTAAATAACAAGTTAGTGAAAGTAGCTAAGCAATAG